One window of the Saccopteryx bilineata isolate mSacBil1 chromosome 2, mSacBil1_pri_phased_curated, whole genome shotgun sequence genome contains the following:
- the FAM180A gene encoding protein FAM180A: MCWKTLLLLLLCYDAQATVSRRWSRAVLFPAAHRPKRSSSLPLNPVLQSSLEEVELLYEFLLAELEISPDLWISIKDEELASLRKASEFHAVCNHVIPKRIPDIRRLISSLSSRPSILKKEDFERTALTLAYAAYRTALSQGYQKDVWAQSLLSLFQALRHDLMRASGSRESP; the protein is encoded by the exons ATGTGTTGGAAGACGCTGCTACTTCTGCTGCTGTGTTACGATGCACAGGCCACTGTGTCCCGCAGGTGGAGCAGGG CCGTGCTCTTCCCTGCTGCCCACCGGCCAAAGAggtcctcctccctgcccctgaaCCCCGTCCTGCAGAGCTCCCTGGAGGAAGTAGAACTGCTCTATGAG TTCCTGCTAGCTGAGCTTGAGATCAGCCCTGACCTGTGGATCTCCATCAAGGATGAGGAGCTGGCCTCCCTGCGGAAGGCGTCTGAGTTCCACGCGGTGTGCAACCACGTGATCCCCAAGCGCATCCCGGACATCCGCCGGCTGATCTCCAGCCTCTCCAGCCGGCCCAGCATCCTCAAGAAAGAGGACTTTGAAAGGACAGCGCTGACCCTGGCCTACGCGGCCTACCGCACAGCCCTGTCCCAAGGGTATCAGAAGGACGTCTGGGCCCAGTCCCTCCTTAGCCTTTTCCAAGCCCTAAGGCATGACCTGATGCGGGCTTCGGGCTCCAGAGAGTCTCCCTGA